In Peromyscus leucopus breed LL Stock chromosome 11, UCI_PerLeu_2.1, whole genome shotgun sequence, a genomic segment contains:
- the Mrps30 gene encoding 39S ribosomal protein S30, mitochondrial, whose translation MAAARYWKLVPRRGLSLPAAAEASAPATQGSEAEAAAAARYPPIVASLTADSKAARLRRVQRWQAAVHAAPSVDEKIRILTKMQFKKYVVYPQTFALHADRWYQGFTKTVLLSGLPPAPVRSPPSLDLAALRAAACDCILQEHVYLRRGRRRGLFDPRQALASPVLDQLVGTLVNLLAPLNPVLTTAALDYKRPVDFYWHRGEERIPAGHRKGHIDALRYQINDKPHNQIRISKQLPEFVPLDYSIPVEIPVMKCKPDKLPLFKRQYENSIFTGSKTADPCCYGHTQFHLLPDRLHREKLLKLNQAEQVEVVFRANALASLFAWTGAQAMYQGFWSEADVTRPFVSQGVITDGKYFSFFCYQLNTLALTVQADQNNPRKNICWGTQSKPLYETVEDNDVKGFDDDVLLQIVDFLLNKPQEDTTQLLGSQGKALDLGP comes from the exons ATGGCGGCGGCCAGGTACTGGAAGCTGGTGCCCCGCCGGGGCCTGTCCCTCCCGGCCGCTGCGGAGGCCTCCGCCCCGGCCACCCAGGGGAGCGAGGcagaggcggcggcggccgcgcgGTACCCGCCGATCGTGGCTTCCCTGACCGCCGACAGCAAGGCGGCGCGGCTGCGGCGGGTGCAGCGCTGGCAGGCGGCGGTGCACGCCGCCCCGTCGGTGGACGAGAAGATCCGCATCCTCACCAAGATGCAGTTCAAGAAGTACGTGGTGTACCCGCAGACCTTCGCCCTGCACGCCGACCGCTGGTACCAGGGCTTCACCAAGACGGTGCTGCTGTCGGGCCTGCCGCCCGCGCCCGTGCGGTCCCCGCCGTCGCTCGACCTCGCGGCCCTGCGCGCCGCCGCCTGCGACTGCATCCTGCAGGAGCATGTCTACTTGCGGCGTGGCCGGCGCCGGGGCCTCTTCGATCCACGCCAGGCCCTCGCCTCGCCGGTCCTGGACCAACTGGTGGGGACTCTGGTGAACCTGCTCGCCCCACTCAACCCGGTCCTGACCACTGCGGCCCTCG aTTATAAGCGCCCTGTTGACTTTTACTGGCATCGTGGTGAAGAAAGGATTCCTGCTGGTCATCGAAAAGGTCATATTGATGCTTTAAGATACCAAATAAATGATAAACCACACAACCAGATAAGAATATCTAAACAACTCCCTGAG TTTGTTCCATTGGATTATTCCATTCCTGTAGAAATCCCTGTTATGAAATGTAAACCAGACAAGCTTCCATTATTCAAACGGCAATATGAAAACTCCATATTTACTG GCTCAAAAACAGCAGATCCCTGCTGCTATGGTCACACCCAGTTTCATTTGTTACCTGACCGTTTACATAGAGAAAAGCTGCTAAAACTAAACCAGGCTGAGCAGGTGGAAGTTGTTTTTAGAGCTAATGCCCTTGCAAGTCTTTTCGCTTGGACCGGAGCTCAAGCTATGTACCAAG GATTCTGGAGCGAAGCCGATGTTACTCGACCTTTTGTCTCCCAGGGCGTGATCACAGacggaaaatatttttcttttttctgctacCAGTTAAATACTTTGGCCCTGACTGTACAGGCTGATCAAAATAACCCTCGTAAGAATATATGTTGGGGGACACAGAGTAAGCCTCTTTATGAGACAGTGGAAGATAACGATGTGAAAGGCTTTGATGATGACGTTCTCCTGCAGATAGTTGACTTTCTTCTAAATAAACCGCAAGAAGACACGACGCAGCTGTTGGGAAGCCAGGGGAAAGCACTTGATCTGGGACCTTGA